The Fragaria vesca subsp. vesca linkage group LG2, FraVesHawaii_1.0, whole genome shotgun sequence genome includes a window with the following:
- the LOC101295190 gene encoding transcription factor UNE12-like, whose amino-acid sequence MERERSHNNPLQLMSLNFGASNTPQDDQNQKMIMGTGSSENQNDPFAVPWMVQSSMPAQNCVNFLAESSAYLPKSPYEDMLERISLSVNGIHAADGGVSEFQRDLLYGSSLGKASGSKSIDFSMDMDPWKHHTSWTDTITGASFDDVSQVDQKLTLAAPGFPSRPRQSAKGQKTLVTDRQARRIRIAERLTELEKLLPHSVEGGQEFVLDDVIDHIKFLQLQIKDLSRSRLGGEAVAEPMIFREGYGHYFLHQQMLSEPLEEMIGKLLETNPVAADQLLRDKGLSLVPLGWTTKLF is encoded by the exons ATGGAAAGAGAGAGAAGCCACAACAACCCCTTGCAGTTGATGTCTTTGAACTTTGGTGCGAGTAACACGCCACAAGATGATCAGAACCAAAAGATGATCATGGGAACTGGAAGCAGTGAGAACCAAAATGATCCATTTGCAGTACCTTGGATGGTTCAGTCCTCAATGCCGGCTCAAAATTGTGTCAACTTTCTAGCAGAAAGTTCGGCATATCTGCCAAAATCTCCTTATGAAGACATGCTGGAGAGGATTTCATTGTCTGTTAATGGCATACATGCTGCTGATGGTGGGGTATCTGAATTCCAAAGAGATTTGTTATATGGCAGCAGTCTTGGAAAAGCTTCTGGTTCTAAATCAATTGATTTCTCTATGGACATGGATCCCTGGAAG CATCATACTTCATGGACAGATACTATCACTGGGGCTAGTTTTGATGATGTTTCTCAAGTTGATCAAAAGTTAACATTGGCTGCACCTGGTTTTCCTTCACGGCCACGTCAAAGTGCTAAAGGACAGAAAACTCTTGTAACTGATCGT CAGGCTCGCAGAATCCGAATTGCTGAAAGACTCACTGAGCTGGAAAAACTGCTTCCACATTCTGTAGAG GGTGGTCAAGAGTTTGTACTGGATGATGTCATTGACCATATCAAGTTTTTGCAGCTTCAAATAAAG GATCTAAGTAGAAGCAGATTGGGAGGTGAAGCAGTTGCTGAACCTATGATTTTCCGCGAG GGATATGGTCACTACTTCTTACACCAGCAGATGCTGAGTGAACCTCTTGAAGAGATGATCGGAAAGTTGCTGGAGACAAATCCGGTGGCAGCAGACCAGCTGTTAAGGGACAAGGGTCTCTCTTTGGTGCCTCTGGGATGGACTACGAAGTTATTCTGA